The DNA sequence TAATGTTAAAatcaaggggaaaaaaactaagCAATGAACCAAGAGAAAGGGTTTGAATTGAAGAAttctattttcaaatttgttttgagAGAACAAGAtgggaaaaactcaaaaaatagtgtatttctttcggaaaatacacttatATTATGAAAAACTCCTATGTCAGATCTTTTTCATTGCTCGTAACATATACTGATAAAATTCAAAACGTAAAAAACAGATAAACTGGCGGATGGTATACTGGTTATGGGTggaattttcatcttttcattgtatttatgaatttttaaggtcaacaatgaggagaaaaaaaaatttagagagaaaattcgggagaaatgtaaaataaatgcaaaaaaatgtaagaaaaaatgCTTGAATTCAAACTTCGACTCATTGGCAGTGGATTTTTAAACATCTGATTCGCCAACAAGTGACCAATGATTGTGATGTCTCCCATAACTTGATAAACGACTCTCAAAAGTAGTCCCTAACGTAGTCCTAAAAGTAGGGGTAGTGGTAGTGGTAGTAATATAACCTCCACCAgcttaaaatatatattttttgtctcataaaatttcaactgACATTTAGCTCAGCCTACCAAAATGCAAAAGAGAAATGGTTGTAATTTTTCTACCCAAACTACTGAAACTTTGAGATCAACTTATATTATAGACGGATACATTTTTGAAGATCGTGGAGAGTTGTCTCGGAAGTGTTCTTGGCAATAGTCGGGCTGTCAAATTAAGTATTTGTTCTTATTGGTAAAAGTCAtggatgaaaaaaggaaaatttcgtcaaataaaaaaaaaaaaaaaaaaaaaaaaggaaccaccTCAAGATAGATGAGACCAAAATAACTAGACACATCAAAAAATTAAGACAGAACACAAAGCGTTTGAATAAAATGAATTTAGCGTATTTTGGGATAGAACTCCCATTACTATCCATCACAACAAGTGTCACTTCCACAACATCAATGTCTGCAGCACTCTTTCATTGAGGCAATGAATATGAGGAAGAATATATCCAATTTACAAAACAAAGTACCTCGAGAAATTCAATAAGTAAAAACGCTAAGTGTCTAGTCTTTCAAATCTCATACAAAGTTTTACCAGGATACGATGCAAAGTTGTAAATAAGAAAACACATAAAACTAACATGGAAAATAATATCACGTAGTGTAACTACTGACAATCTCTTGATCAACATAAAATAAGGCAGGTGCAAAAGTTTGGCGGGAATTTTTAGATactctttgaaactttcaagacTTGAAACTTTGAATCGCCTGCAAACTAGGAAAATTTAAGGTTCCAAGTCAAGCTGATTTCAAGGTGCACCATAAAATTCCAACTCTGTTTACCTTTCCATCAGACCTTGACTACCGAATCAGTTGCTTCAAAAAGAGAAAAGCTTccaaattttagaatatttttggATGAGTATTGCTTGAAAGAATGCACATTTTTCACAATCAAAGTAAACATGAAGAATATTTGCTTTGCTTCGGCAGGAAATGATACTATTAAAAGATGATTAAATAGAATAACAGAAGAAGACTAATAACCGAATGCAAAGAGACAAAAGAATGAGAGGACACAATGCCCACTTTCTTCCACTAGAccattaatgaaaaaaaaaaacaatatataTTGCCAAATGCTAGAAATGGATATCTCACTTGTAACGATTGAAAATCTCCAATTAAGTTTTATGTTCTTTCAGGAAAACTACATGCAaagttttcttgcaattttgcatgatttttttagTATGAATACAGATaactcacaaaaaatttcaatagaaactgttgcttagttttccttcaaaaaataaaaatgagcagAGACTCACAACATCGCTGTCTGAAATAAGCATTTTTCAGGTTCAGCTATCCATAAGTAGAAATTaatctgaaatttgaagaaaaaattaattttgagtattttctaGTTCAATTCTCGTTTGCTTGCCGATGTGGATTTTTGCTCTTTTTGAGCACACTGATTCAATCACCACAACACTTAAAAAGTATACTGTgttccaaatgaaaaaaaaattcatgcgaCATCTCAGGCAAGTTGACGAACAGAATCACAAATATTCAAAGGGTTGCTCACATCTTGCAACAGCAAAACCTCGAAAACGTTTCTTGAAATGACGAGTCTGAAGTTTCACCCCAGTCTCGATAGACTTCGCTTTTCGGATCTTCATCCCAGTTGGATACAAACTGCTGGACATCTGACTTTGGAAAACCTTCCGTGTAatatttctgtaaaaatgtgaACACATCCATAATTAGAGAAAAGTTCTGTAAATGATCAAAAACTTGATAAGATAAGCTGGGAGTAAAAATCTGATCTTAGAATGGTTTGACAGCGCCCCAATTCAATTATTGCAAGGCACATTCTCAGAGGCATTTGCTCGCGTCATTGgggtaaatttttgtaaaactttgaCTTAGAATAGCAATAACAAAGAGGATAGACAGGCTTCTAGAATAGTTAACAAAATAAGAATTTAATGGAGTTTGTGTAATTTGCTGGCCAATTcttagattatttttcttttattatttcagtGTATCAAGGGACATTTTTTTGAACTCATACTTCAATTGTATACCATGATCATATGCATACTTGTTGATTCCACGTCAAATAAGTTCACACACTTCTAGACTGCAACAGAGGATCGTCTAACGACacttccatttataaaataaatgcaAGAGGCAAGACCTTCCCTTGCAGTTAAAAAAAGCGTAAACTCATTTGGCATGAGCTCTACCGCAATGTAAATTACCAGAGTATTTTGAAAAGCCTTTGCTGTGCTTGCTAAAAACATGGTTTGAACACAATAAAATTAGAGGAGAAATAAATCAGAAATACAACGTCCTGCGAGATGAAAGGTAAGTAACACATGAAACACGACAAGtgaaacaaaattaaacatAGACATGGAAGgactaaaaagtaaaatttaattagcTTAATAATTATGTGCTTCCACTTGAAAGGCGGTGTACTTTTTCAAGAGCGTTAAATATTGGTAATGCTATGTTATGCTCATAAAAGTTTCCAAGAATCTAGTAAAAAATGTACACAATGTTTGGTATTTTTGAAGGATTAATATaccaaaaatttggcaaatctctcAAGTCGTTTTTAATTACAAAAGAATGAACATGGAAAACATACTTTTTCCTGGAGGACAGTCCTCATAGTTAAAACTCTTCCTTTGGTCAGAAACAGTTTGATAGCAAACATCCTCAGAGACAGTGGTCTGTTATAAATATTTATTGTCGAATAAAATTCAACCAGGGTGAAACGCTCACCGTGAGGACTTACATaagttttgaaagtttcaacTAGATCCATAGATTTTTTTGCAACTCCTAAAGTTCCTCTACATGATAAGAAGTATTTCTTACATTTGAAGAAAGGTAAACCCTGCTCATTTTTAGTAACTTTATAAGCATGGATCAGCAAGGATACATCTTGCTGATTAATCACCTAATACGAGAGGACGAAAAAAAATACTACTCACTTTGATGGTTTCGTATGAGTCAGCGATGACAGAGATGAACAAACTGAGAATTACGTAAATGAAGAGACTGATGAAGGTATAGAGATAGATGCGACAGTACCACCAGAGCATCGGGGATTTATATGACATTATCGAGAACGTAGCGTACATGTCATCTCCATTGATCAGTGCGAATAAGCACTCAGACGTGCTGGCTAATGagcgaaactgaaagaaaaacaatacttgaatcaagaaaaatgtaaaacgaAGACTAAATGGAGTTTTCTGTGGGGAAAATCACAAGTTACCTGGATGACTTGCAAGCTTAACAGAAACTTTAAATAGcagatttttactttttcatatGTTTCATTTCCTTGAGGCTAGACAAGTTTTGTGAGTGTAATGCTGAAGGTAGTATCACTCAATTGACAGGCTATTTGACTGATCAAATGCCAGAAAATTTGATCGGTTGATTGACGGACGATACGGCTAGTGAGACGACAGATTGTTCGCATGGCCCATTGAGAGACGATTCAATTTATGAATTGACAGATGATCTAACCAGTTGCAGTGTTTTTATAATTTCCTCATATTtcgattccctgactttttttgcttttctctgtttccaaaatttcaaaattccaagaCTTTATCCTGACTATTCCCCAACCATCAATCAAAACctccacttgaattttttttcttttgattatgCTGACTTTTGCTAGACTAtaggcaaaattttcacttttagagatccaaataaagaaaaaaggcaCTTTGAAGTTGTTTGCACTCCCTTGAAGGACACTGGTAGAAGTTGCTGGGCAGACGCGCCACTCCTTTCGCGCAAAAGTTCTTGATTTTTCCCATGAAGTCATTGACTATCCCCCATTTTCTCCAAGTTGGTGTAAGTACCCCAACTTTCCTTGGCTTTTCAGGTTTTCCAGACCTCCAGAAACCAAAAATAGTTTTGGTCATTTTGTTCGCCTTTGTCGGCAAACGTcgataaatcaaaatttattcAGTCAATCGATAGCATTGTATTAGCACAACTCACTTTCATATGATAAGGGCCCAAGACGATCCAACCGCAAAACGTAAAGCCAGCATAGATTAGGATAGCACAGAGTAAAAACCTTGCAACTTGAGGGAATGCTTTTTTGAGTGTTAAGATTACAACctgtgaaagaaaaaagagggaaatcAATAAATTAATGGACGGATTTTGAGAGATGACTTTGCTGCCTATTGGGCATCCTCTTTAGGTGAGTTAAAGGAAGAATTTAGATCAACTCCAGTGAgctgatgattgaaattgatagacaaagctatagacaaagaggacaaagggaGGAAGAAGCAATCTCAGTGATGGAAAcaggtgattgcaatggacaaagaaagtAAGTAATACCATTTAactattcattcaattttataaaaatatcagTGTTGATAATATTAAGATGTATGGCATTTAATACATTAACTATCATAATAATAAGATGATCTTCTAATTCAAACTATGTTTTTATTGGAATAATTCGAACAAATTCACAATTAATTTCATAACATTGCATTGAAACAGCAACTCAAAAGAGACCCTATaggtagtccatcattttccctctttgtctaggacaaccacccatttcaaacaCTATGATCGCTGCATTTTCTCctggtcttctttgtctatcaatttcaaatatCAGCCTGCAGAGGCTCCTTTCAACTTTATTATACGCTGAGCTTGTTGTTTCATTACATACAATGCAAAATTTACAGGTGTGAGAGGATTACCAGTAGATGATCATTTAAATCTTGAGAATGGTTGTAAGCTGAAAAGTTTAAATAAATTGTTGCTGAAAAACTAAGCTAAAAGATTAAATGAAAAGTTGGCGTTTGATCGTGTTACTCAAGGAGGGAGCAAACGAGCTGAACATGTATTGAAAAGACACGATGAAGTTGACACGAAATTTCTATTCAAGAGCTTAAATTTATGAAGCGCATCATTGCTATCATCGCTACATAGGTAGGGACTCGTTTGGAGGACAAAAATTTGACATCATTGAACAGAACAGCTCTAtctacagggatacttcaagaaTCAACAAATCGCATTGTACTTTAGAATAGAcatatttttcaacctttttggaaatttttatatTATAGTTTTCATATAGCGCTTTTATATTTAATGACGAaaacaactcaattttgaatttcttaagGACAGACATAATTTTGGCGGAAAACTTACATTGTATGTTTTGAAGAAGCCAAGGTATCGAAGAACTCCAAACCAGACAAGTAAGTTCCCAGTTCCAAGAAACACACTGCACACATTCCACTGATCTCCAACCGATTGCTGAAAAAAGATTCATATTGCCTTCTTAAGTGACGAACTTTTGAGAATCATTCAATGAAGTAGGAGGAAAGTATGTAGGATACAGTAAAAATAGATTGAAAACTTCTAAAATAAGCTTGTAAGAGTAAAATTAAGTTCGCAGTTTGCTTCAGAATTGGTAGATTCCAATATCCTGCTCGCAAGAAAAGCTAATGTACAAAGgtcaaattaggaaaaaaatgatctaatttgaggcaaaaatgagtaaaatggaAATGAATAAACTCAACTGACGGAGTGAACGAAATAAAAGTAGGCACACACTAGGTGTTGGTCATCTCCCAAGTCTGATCCATCTCTAAAGAGTTTTCTTCCTTCTCTCTCAAGTAAATAAGTTAAATATACTTTATTCTGTCTTTGAAGATAATGTGATTGTTTCtttaattcaaaaagtttcacaatAAATAATGGGAAAAAAATTGGCACACTTCACTCCAGGAAGAATTCCGACTTAACTTTTATTTTATCCGTTTTTACACTGCGTTTTAGCCTCAGCTTAAATTCACGGTTCGTTTTTGTTACCTCAGTTTTTTTGGGTTCTATTTTACAATCTAATTTGTAGTGTTTGTTGTAATTATAACTTTTGCTGGATTCCAGAGCTGGAATCAATAGGCTCTTATTGACTGCTTTGGGCCCATTCTGTGAAATATGATAAGAATGGCATACCTTTCTTTCAATTCGTTCTTTGATTGCAGAACCAAATATCAGGAGGATATCATTAATAATGATCATGATGTACCAGAGATTCCAGAATTCCCATCTCCCTTCCACACTTAGCTCTTTGCGATAAACCTCACGGAAAAAGCGTATTGTTTCctgaacaaaaaagaaaataatacaataatttcaaaacaatAAGTAATACTAATAGAGAAGAATATTTTTGCTACAATAGTGGCAGATATGTACTGTGTAGTGTGCCCTTTCATGATTTTCACGATTAgaatgataaataaataatgagaACTTAGAGAATTCTCTTATGAGAAAGAAATGGAAGAGAATGGATTTCTGCCTAATAAAAACCAAACAGCTGAGATATTctaatttaattcatttcaaCTGATGTTTAGAAAACAGGCAGTGGActaaaatcaaaatcatttgTCATGGATTTTTGCAGTAATAGCATTTCTCACAGTGGTATTTTTAtatgatgatttttatttttattagatCTTTCAAACTGAGTAATTGATGTAAGAAATATCATTTGCAGGAAAGATAGCTTCCATACGTAAGAGGTTCCCTTGTACTTACAATTGagtctttaaataaaattaggcAATGCATAATGAAATTTAGAAAAGTGTGAGAGCATTTGCTCCTAGCTCTTATATTTTAGCAAAATGGTCGTTTACATCACCTATGAAGTTTAGTATTGCTATTTAaataactaaattttgaaaagaatgaaaaatgcgGTCGTACAAATTTTAGGAGCTGCGCTCGATAGACTGCACGGCTACATAGGATGAGAGAACATACACAAATGCTGATGACAACGAAGTTCAGTAGACTTCGTAAAATGAAATCTATTCGATTATCGTCTGTAACAAAGAGAGATAAAAATAGAGATTTAGAGTTAGGTGAAAGAAATACGATAATACATAACACTGTCAACtactataaaattaaaaaagataaaagccAAAAAGCTGAGACGCTGTAACCCATGCTTGACATTTAACCAAGTTAAATGGAATCGATTTGTTCAATTGCCCTGGATGTAAGTTTAGAACCAGTTTTCTTGTTCCCAATGACAAGGATACCGAGGAAAAAAACCATCACACAAGATGGATATGTTAGCCCAGAGTTTTTGCAAAACAAATAATTTTCAGCACGGCAAAAATAAGTGAATACCTATagttattttgaaattgaatttccttCATTACCTCTCATGATGGAATATAATGATtagaaaatcctgattttcataagaaaatttttactgaatatCTTGAGCAAGGAAAGACTGGTATTTTCTCTGCTTGTAAAATATCAGGGAACTAGAACTTGTCCTCATTGTTAAAGCCTGCAACGACCGTAAAGACACACGACAAGACTTTTTTAACATCTTCTTACAAAATCTTTCGTGGTTGATGACTCCATTTATTCTCTTTGTATATGAAATAGAGCCCAAAATAGAGCTTGAAAAGAATAGAATTTTAcagagtaaaaaaaatatattttactctcaaatttttaaaacctaGTGATAGAATTGCTTCACAGTCATTTTGCTTCTTATACCCTCAAGGCGTTCTTGTGCTTGTAAAatcgatgaaatattttttttcttttttgccccCAGAGAATCGTCATTGAGAAAGAAATATAGCCGGTGTTTCTAAATTAAGTTAGAATAAGAGAACTGAGAACACTTACTGATGTACTCGACATCTCCTTGGCATACCAATCTGAATGGGTCTGCGGTGAGATCAATCAGCATTTGGCCATCGTTATCCGTATTATCGTAGGAGATCTAGAAGAAGACATCAAGGATTAGCAAAGGAACAATAGAGTTCAGAGTGCGATTGTTCTTTGATTCAGACCCTTGTTTGACAATTCTTTACTTCTATGGAAACTGATGAATTTAAACAAGTTTTTCAGCAACTTGGCAACCTGAGTTGTCGATAGAAAAATTTAGCAATATGAATAATTAGAAAACATTTGGGATGCATGTAACTTTCAAGACGAACAAAACTTTGCAGTTCAAAACATTTATATGACAAACAGTAAATCTAGCATGGTGCAATTTTTTAGCGCAGCTTTTTTCTACTGATAGATACAAAGATAAAATATGTAGATAT is a window from the Bemisia tabaci chromosome 10, PGI_BMITA_v3 genome containing:
- the LOC109031885 gene encoding mucolipin-3 isoform X4 is translated as MNEDSGSGSTLEAGIRFAPEEPQQEADSPKRTVWSDNTSEDDEPLINKNAESPQLPSIHCTGGNSYSSKDTLLSEMHMKLKLRFFFMNPIEKWEAKKQIPYKFLVQVVKIFFVTIQLCLFAHSRYNHVNYSWDNRISFSHLFLKGWDTTREVNAYPPALGPMAVYKKDTFFESLDFALTGYANLSDAIGSYSYTSDDNTMTAPVLCFHHYKDGIIFGFNESYVFNSEIDTQCISVNISDAAAKGGEFSIINYLKDANIEVNFAALVKVELFFSLKTVNFRAAGPITPPDCYKFDIVISYDNTDNDGQMLIDLTADPFRLVCQGDVEYINDNRIDFILRSLLNFVVISICVCSLILCSRAVYRAQLLKFETIRFFREVYRKELSVEGRWEFWNLWYIMIIINDILLIFGSAIKERIERKQSVGDQWNVCSVFLGTGNLLVWFGVLRYLGFFKTYNVVILTLKKAFPQVARFLLCAILIYAGFTFCGWIVLGPYHMKFRSLASTSECLFALINGDDMYATFSIMSYKSPMLWWYCRIYLYTFISLFIYVILSLFISVIADSYETIKKYYTEGFPKSDVQQFVSNWDEDPKSEVYRDWGETSDSSFQETFSRFCCCKIFCSLFSNRRDYFGPDSVFT
- the LOC109031885 gene encoding mucolipin-3 isoform X6 — its product is MVFKDDEPLINKNAESPQLPSIHCTGGNSYSSKDTLLSEMHMKLKLRFFFMNPIEKWEAKKQIPYKFLVQVVKIFFVTIQLCLFAHSRYNHVNYSWDNRISFSHLFLKGWDTTREVNAYPPALGPMAVYKKDTFFESLDFALTGYANLSDAIGSYSYTSDDNTMTAPVLCFHHYKDGIIFGFNESYVFNSEIDTQCISVNISDAAAKGGEFSIINYLKDANIEVNFAALVKVELFFSLKTVNFRAAGPITPPDCYKFDIVISYDNTDNDGQMLIDLTADPFRLVCQGDVEYINDNRIDFILRSLLNFVVISICVCSLILCSRAVYRAQLLKFETIRFFREVYRKELSVEGRWEFWNLWYIMIIINDILLIFGSAIKERIERKQSVGDQWNVCSVFLGTGNLLVWFGVLRYLGFFKTYNVVILTLKKAFPQVARFLLCAILIYAGFTFCGWIVLGPYHMKFRSLASTSECLFALINGDDMYATFSIMSYKSPMLWWYCRIYLYTFISLFIYVILSLFISVIADSYETIKKYYTEGFPKSDVQQFVSNWDEDPKSEVYRDWGETSDSSFQETFSRFCCCKIMGSCESGIEESKCVKQIPNSVSLLKRLCLSQIQHCGG
- the LOC109031885 gene encoding mucolipin-3 isoform X5, giving the protein MYRTFQDDEPLINKNAESPQLPSIHCTGGNSYSSKDTLLSEMHMKLKLRFFFMNPIEKWEAKKQIPYKFLVQVVKIFFVTIQLCLFAHSRYNHVNYSWDNRISFSHLFLKGWDTTREVNAYPPALGPMAVYKKDTFFESLDFALTGYANLSDAIGSYSYTSDDNTMTAPVLCFHHYKDGIIFGFNESYVFNSEIDTQCISVNISDAAAKGGEFSIINYLKDANIEVNFAALVKVELFFSLKTVNFRAAGPITPPDCYKFDIVISYDNTDNDGQMLIDLTADPFRLVCQGDVEYINDNRIDFILRSLLNFVVISICVCSLILCSRAVYRAQLLKFETIRFFREVYRKELSVEGRWEFWNLWYIMIIINDILLIFGSAIKERIERKQSVGDQWNVCSVFLGTGNLLVWFGVLRYLGFFKTYNVVILTLKKAFPQVARFLLCAILIYAGFTFCGWIVLGPYHMKFRSLASTSECLFALINGDDMYATFSIMSYKSPMLWWYCRIYLYTFISLFIYVILSLFISVIADSYETIKKYYTEGFPKSDVQQFVSNWDEDPKSEVYRDWGETSDSSFQETFSRFCCCKIMGSCESGIEESKCVKQIPNSVSLLKRLCLSQIQHCGG